TGCACCGCCGGGTTGCTGAGGTACCAGCGCGCGTAGGCCAGGCCAATGCCGCCATAGCCCAGCACACGTACGGCGCAGCCAGGCGGGGCGGCCTGCTCGAGCGCTTCGACCACGGCGGCCAATGCGGCGGCCGGCGCGCCGGCCCGAATGATCAGCGCACCCGCAGCACCCTGGTTGCGGTGGGTGAAGCTCGGGTGTGCGAAGCCGGCCAGTGCCGGCCACAGCGCGCGGGTATGCTCGTCGTCGAGCTCTTTGCGCGGTGCCCCCAGTTGGTCTGCCGCGCTCTCGGCCAGGCGTACCTGGCGCGCGACAGCTGCGGCGCCGCCGGCGAAGCGCACCGCCAGCAGCACACCTGGCGTCGCGCGCTCGTCGTTCCGCCCCGCGCTGACGATCAGGCTGATCGGCGCGAGCGGGCGTGCCCGCAGCTGGTCGATCAGCGCAAATGCCACCGCCGGGGCCGGGCAGGTGAACAGCAGTGGTGCGACCTGCTCGGGCAGCGGCGCGATCTTGAAGGTTACCTCGGCAATCACGCCCAGCGTGCCGAGCGCGCCGATGTGCAGCTTGTGCATGTCGTAGCCAGCGACATTCTTCACCACCTTGCCGCCGCTGCGCACCAGCCGCCCGTCGGCCAGCGCCACGCGCATGCCCAGCACCCAATCGCGCGGTGTGCCATAGCCAAGCCGCAGCGGCCCGCTTACACCAGCCGCCAGCAGCCCGCCGATCGTGGCCTGCTCGGGCGCGGGCGGATCCCACGGCAGCCACTGGCCATGCGGGCGCAGCGTGGCCTGTACTTCGCCAAGCGTCGCCCCGGCCTCAACCGTGATGGTCATGTCGGCCGGCGTATAGTCGAGCACACGGCTCAGCGCGCGCGTGCCGATGCGCCCGGCCTCGGGCAGCGCCGGGCCGCCGAGATGCTGGAGCGTGCCGGCACCCCACGGCACCAGCGTGTGGCCCGCATCGGCGGCGGCGCGCAGCATACCGGCCAGCTCGCCGGCCGACTGCGGGGTAAGCGTTGGTGGGTCGGGTTGGTTCATGTGGGTGCTTTCCAGCCGGCCGCTTTTGAGCGGGTGTGTTGGCTTGATCAGATCCAGGCGCCTTGAGCCATCGCGCGGGCCGCGCCGCGGGCCTGCTTGATGTCGGCGCACGAGGCGCCGGTAGGCAGCTGCTTGCACGGGTTCATGATGCCGTGCGGATCGAATGCTGAGCGCAGCTCGAGCATAGCCGCGATATCGTCGTCGGAAAAGATCCAGCGCATATAGTCGCGCTTCTCGATCCCGATGCCGTGCTCACCGCTGATCGTGCCGCCGGCCGCCACGCAGGCCCGCAAGATCTCCTCGCCGGCGGCAATCGCGCGCTCGCGCACGCCCGGCTCGCGCAGATCGAACACCAGCAGCGGGTGCAGGTTGCCATCGCCGGCGTGGAAAATATTCACGACGTGCAGGTTGTAGCGCTGGGCGACCTCTTCGGTAAAGCGCAGCACCTCGGTCAGGCGCGAGCGCGGCACCACCCCATCTTGAATATGGTAGTGCGGCTTGAGCCGGGCGCAGGCGGCCAGGGCGCCCTTGCGGCCGGCCCAGAGCTTCTGGCGCTGGGCTTCGTCGCGGGCAGCCCGCAGCTCGCGCGCGCCGTGCTCGCGGCAGATCACCGCGATCTGCTCGGCCTGCGACTCGATCTCCTCGTGCAGGCCGTCGATCTCGATCAACAGCACCGCGCGTGCGTCGGTGGGGTAGCCGGCATGCACCGATTCTTCGACCAGGCGCACGCCCAGGCCCTCGAGCATCTCGAGCGCGGCTGGCACAATTCCGGCCGCAATGATCGCCGAGACGGTATCGGCCGCAGCGTCGAGGTCGTCGTAGATCGCCAGGAAGGTGCGGATGGCCTCGGGGTTGGGCGTGAGCCGCACCAGCAGTTCGGTGGCAATACCGAGCGTGCCCTCGCTGCCCACGAATGTGCCGAGCAGATCGTAGCCGGGCGCGTCGGCGGCCGCGCCGCTTAGCTCGGCCACGCTGCCGTCGGCCAGCACCACGGTGGCGCCGACGATATGATTAGAGGTGACACCATACTTCAGGCAGTGCGGCCCGCCGGCATTTTCGGCCGCATTGCCGCCGATCGTCGACGACCGCTGGCTCGAGGGGTCGGGTGCGAAGTGCAGGCCGTGTGGGCCAGCCGCAGTGCTCAGGTCGACATTCACGACGCCGGGCTGCACCCTCGCCAGGCGCGCGGCCGGGTCGATCCACAGCACCTGATCGAGCCGCGCCAGCGACACCACCACCCCGCCTGCGGCCGGCACCGACCCGCCCGAGAGGCCGGTGCCCGCGCCGCGCGCCACCAGCGGCCAGCCGGCCGCCGCCGCGATCCGCACCACCTGGGCCACGTCGGCGGTGCTACCGGGCACAGCCACAATCTCGGGCGCGTCCATGTCGAGTGCGCTGGCATCATACTCGTAGAGCATCAGCTCCTCGGGGCGCGCAAGCACGTATGGTGCGCCGATCGCGGCCCGTAGCTGCGCGATGATCTGCTCGCGCGATTCGATCGTCATAGCTGCCTTTCGTATACCACCAGAGCACCGGCGGTGGCGTGTGCAGATGGCACGTGCGGGCTGGAACCCCACGTGATTCCTGTTGCTGGCCTGGCCGAAGCGACCGATGCGCCAGACGATCTGGGCGTGCCTAGCTACGCGCTCATGGTTGGGCCGGGGGCGATCAGCGCCCAGAACTCGCGGATGAAGAACTCTTTCGATAGCTGGGCCAGCGCGGCCGGGTAGTGCGCTTGGACGCGCGCAGCCACCTCGCGCGCGGCCGGGTCGAACGCATCGGCGGTGCAGAGCAGCGCCGTGGCGATGCTGCGCAGATCGTAGCTCGCCAGTGTCTGCGCCAGCGCCTGCTGATCCTCGGGCGTCAGGTGCTGCTCGAGGTTGGCGTACTGCTCGAACGGGCGGCTGGGGTCACGCCGCCAGCGCATGATCTGCACCAGGCTATCGCGGCAGCTGCTCAGCAAGTGCAGCGCCAGCCACAGCTGCCCACGCTTGATCTGGCCGACGCAGCTGAACAGCCGCCACCAGAATTCGTCGCACACTGCCGCAACATGCTCGGGGCGCAGCGTGTCGCTCGCCGGAGTATACCGGGCGCGCTCGCGCAGCAGGTTGTCGTGGTCGAACAGAATGCGCCAGCCCTCGTATACCGGCAGCGTCGCGGCCGTCACCACCGTCAGGTCGACCCGGATCGGGCCGGCCAGGAGCGCGCGCAGCCGCGCTGGCATGAGCGCGAGCAGCGAGACCCACTGGACATCGCCGGCCGATGGCAGCACCGCGCGCCCAAGCTCGACCAGCGCCTCCGGCTCGGCGTCGGTTGCCACAACCACCAGGTCGATATCGGAGCTAAGCTCGGGTTCGTTGCTATGGAATGAGCCGCGCAGAAACGCGGCGCGCACCTGCGGCATCGCCTTGAGCAGATCGAGCATGCGTTCAAGTAGCGCAAGCTGCGGGTATAGCTGCGACTGAGTCATGATCTGTGCCTCATCCTCAAACTGGTGGGGAATCAGGCAGCCGTTGGGTGCTTCGATCGCGTGCAGTTGCCTGGTACGTGTACCCCTACGGCTGCGCCCGATACAGTGCTGATTACGACCGCGAGCTTTGGCCTGGTAGAGCGCGTCGTCGGCCTGGGCCACCAGCGTGCCGATCGTGTCGGTCTGCCAATCGAAGTATAGCAGGGGCGGCACTTTAACCTATGCGAATCAGGTGCGGTGGGGCGGCAATCGCGTGGTAGTGTGCGCCGGGCGCGCTGGCTAGGCCTCGTAATCGATTACGGCGCGGCTCTCGAGGAACGGCGACATCCACTCGTTCACGGCGACGTGCGCCGGGTGGCTGAGGTACTCCTTTAGCGCGTCCATGTCGGCCAGTGTACTATCGAGCAGGAATGTCCAGACGACCGGGCGGTCGGAGGGCAGTGAGCGATAGCAGCGAATACCCATCAGGCCGCGAATCTGGCCGTATAGATCCTCGAGGCGATCCATGATCTGCTGGACTGTGGCGTCGTCGGTCTCGGGTTTCCGCTTGAACATGACCATGTGTTTAACCATAAGGATCTCCTTCCCGTATATGCTTCTACGCGTGCTGCTGCGGGTCGGGCGCTACCGGTGAAACTGGGCTGTAGCCGGCCGTTCGGTGAACCGAATGGCCTGGATCATAGTATAACACCGTTTTTTAAGGTAGCCTGGCCGCTGCGTAGCCGCGTAGCAGGCGCCTGGCTGGGCGTGCTGATCATGGCCGGCTCGCACGGGTGCGCCAATAGTTACACGCCCTCGGCGGCGAGCGGCTGGCCCCACTCTTCCTGGAAAGCCAGCTCGTCGATGCCCTTGCGCTGCGGCGACTTCCAATCGATCGTCGGTCGTTTGAGCGTCTCGTCCTCGTAGCCCAGGCGCAGCAGCAGCATAAGCTCGAAGTCATCGGGCACGCCGAGCATTGTGCTGACCAAGGCCCAGTTCTCGGGGATCTCCTGTGGGGTCGAGACGAACTGCATGCCCATGCCTAGCGATGTCGCGCTGAGCCAGATCGTCTGCACCACTGCGCCGAGCGAGATCAGTGTGTAGAGCCCGGTCAGCTCGCCGGGCTTGTACACCGCGCGCGCGAGCGCCAGGCCCAGCAGCATGGGCGAGCTCTCGACCAGCTTGCGCGCGTCGTTGCCCAGCACGCTCGGCACGCGGAAGGTACGCATCATCGACACGCCGCGCTCGCTGAACACATACTTGGCGAACGGCCGCAGCACACTGGGGATGTTGTCAATATGGATGCCGTCTTTGGTTGCGGCGGCCTCTTCGGGTGTCAGCCGGAAGAACTGGCGGTACTGCATGAAGAAGCGCCCGTCCTGCATCAGGTCGCGCATCGACTCGCCGGCCACGTGGGCGAGCGCCCGGCGCCGCTCGGTGTCTTCGACCACTACGAAGCGCCATGGCTGCGAGTTGAAGTGCGAGGGTGCGCGCGCGGCCAGCTCGAGGATCGCGCGCTTATGCGCCGGGTCGATCGGGCGGTTGGCGAAGGCGCCGTTGGTGGTGTGGCGGCGGCGTATCGCTTCAAAAAGATCCATGGTCTCCTCAGTGTTGAGGTTTGAGGTCTGAACGCTCTAGCTCAGATCTCAAACTTCAGAACTCAAAGCCGGCTACGCCCCATATGGCACCCAGATATTCTTCACCTGCGTGGCGTGGCGCAGAAACTCGGCCGCGTCGTCGGCCAGCCAGTCGCGGGCATGCCCGTGGCTGACCCAGGTCTGCTTCAGGTTGCTCACCGAGGCGCGCTCGACTGCGGCGCTGCCGGCGGCGCCGCCGAAGTACCAGATCGCGTCGACGTCGTTATGCTCGGCCAGCACCTTGGCCAGTGGGTCGCGCGCGCCGGTGACGATATTCACCACGCCGCCGGGCAGGTCGCTGGTGTCGAACACCTGGTACAGATCGGTGGCCGGCAGCGGCGCTATTTCCGACGGAATGAGCACGACTGTGTTGCCCATGCTGATGGCGGCGGCCAGCGCGCCGGCACACGCCAGCAGCGGGCGCTCGTCGGGGCAGGCAATGCCGATCACGCCGATCGGCTCGGGCATGGCCAGGGTTACGTTGCGCAGTGGCGTGGCGTGTACCGCGCCATCGTACTTGTCGGCCCAGGCGGCGTAGCCGAACAGCCGCTCGATCGTGGCTTCGACCTCGGCGCTGGCTGCGGGCAGGCTGTAGCCATGGCCACTGGCCAGCCGCCGGGCGAACTCGGCGGCGCGCGCGCTCAGGTTCTCGGCGATATAGTATAAGATCTGCGCGCGGTTGTGGGCGCTCTGCTCGGCCCACTTGCCGGCCGCGCGCGCCGCCTCGACCGCGTTGCGGATGTCTTTGCGGTTGCCGTCGCCCACCTCGCCCAGCATGTGCCCGTGTGCGCCATACACCGGCCGGCTGTAGCCGCTGTCGGGCCGGGCCTGCTTGCCGCCGATATACAGCTTGGGCGTGCGGTCGATCGCGGGCAGGTTGAACGTTGGCGGGTTGAAGGTTGCAGGTTGCGCCTGCTCATCGGCATGGTCTGATTCAGCTTTTACTTCGGAACCTGCAACCTGTAACTTGGAACGTTCAACTGTTACGGGCCTGACATATTCGTACAGCCCTTCCTTGCCGCCCTCGCGCCCAAAGCCGCTCTCGCGGTAGCCGCCGAAGCCGGCCGCTGCGTCGAACTGGTTGGTGCAGTTGATCCACACCACACCGGCCTTGATCTGGCGGGCGATGTCGAGCGCCAGGTTGATGTCTTCGCTCCACACGCTGGCGGCCAGGCCGAAGCGCGTGTTGTTAGCCAGCGCCACTGCCTCGGCCGGGGTGCGGAAGGTGCTGGCCACCAGCACCGGGCCGAAGATCTCGATCTGCGCGATCGTTGCGGCCGGCGCCACGTCGGTGAATAGGGTTGGCGGGTAGAAGTAGCCCTCGGCCGGGCAGGCCCACGAAGGCTGCCACATGGTCGCGCCCTCGGCCTGGCCCTGCGCCACCAGCTGCTCGATCTTGTGCAGCTGGGCCGGCGCCACGATCGCGCCGATGTCGATCGCCTTGTCGAGCGGGTCGCCGACGCGCAGCTTTTCCATGCGCGCACGCAGCCTGGCCAGCAGCTGCGGCGCCACGCCCTCGTGTACCAGCAGCCGCGA
The sequence above is drawn from the Candidatus Kouleothrix ribensis genome and encodes:
- a CDS encoding FAD-binding oxidoreductase, with product MNQPDPPTLTPQSAGELAGMLRAAADAGHTLVPWGAGTLQHLGGPALPEAGRIGTRALSRVLDYTPADMTITVEAGATLGEVQATLRPHGQWLPWDPPAPEQATIGGLLAAGVSGPLRLGYGTPRDWVLGMRVALADGRLVRSGGKVVKNVAGYDMHKLHIGALGTLGVIAEVTFKIAPLPEQVAPLLFTCPAPAVAFALIDQLRARPLAPISLIVSAGRNDERATPGVLLAVRFAGGAAAVARQVRLAESAADQLGAPRKELDDEHTRALWPALAGFAHPSFTHRNQGAAGALIIRAGAPAAALAAVVEALEQAAPPGCAVRVLGYGGIGLAYARWYLSNPAVQPGTHLAALRARLAQLGGYAVVEGSPALPGDPIDRWGPPPATLALMRTLKARWDPQGILNRERYIGGI
- a CDS encoding Dabb family protein, with amino-acid sequence MVKHMVMFKRKPETDDATVQQIMDRLEDLYGQIRGLMGIRCYRSLPSDRPVVWTFLLDSTLADMDALKEYLSHPAHVAVNEWMSPFLESRAVIDYEA
- a CDS encoding FAD-binding protein, yielding MTIESREQIIAQLRAAIGAPYVLARPEELMLYEYDASALDMDAPEIVAVPGSTADVAQVVRIAAAAGWPLVARGAGTGLSGGSVPAAGGVVVSLARLDQVLWIDPAARLARVQPGVVNVDLSTAAGPHGLHFAPDPSSQRSSTIGGNAAENAGGPHCLKYGVTSNHIVGATVVLADGSVAELSGAAADAPGYDLLGTFVGSEGTLGIATELLVRLTPNPEAIRTFLAIYDDLDAAADTVSAIIAAGIVPAALEMLEGLGVRLVEESVHAGYPTDARAVLLIEIDGLHEEIESQAEQIAVICREHGARELRAARDEAQRQKLWAGRKGALAACARLKPHYHIQDGVVPRSRLTEVLRFTEEVAQRYNLHVVNIFHAGDGNLHPLLVFDLREPGVRERAIAAGEEILRACVAAGGTISGEHGIGIEKRDYMRWIFSDDDIAAMLELRSAFDPHGIMNPCKQLPTGASCADIKQARGAARAMAQGAWI
- a CDS encoding nitroreductase family protein produces the protein MDLFEAIRRRHTTNGAFANRPIDPAHKRAILELAARAPSHFNSQPWRFVVVEDTERRRALAHVAGESMRDLMQDGRFFMQYRQFFRLTPEEAAATKDGIHIDNIPSVLRPFAKYVFSERGVSMMRTFRVPSVLGNDARKLVESSPMLLGLALARAVYKPGELTGLYTLISLGAVVQTIWLSATSLGMGMQFVSTPQEIPENWALVSTMLGVPDDFELMLLLRLGYEDETLKRPTIDWKSPQRKGIDELAFQEEWGQPLAAEGV
- a CDS encoding aldehyde dehydrogenase family protein, whose product is MQIADILATMEYGPAPESAAPANAWLDAHGRRFGMYIDGTWTAVDDSRLFDSVNPANRQPLARVTQAGAEDVDRAVAAARRAFAGWSQLGGHARARYLYALARQVQKHARKLAVIETLDNGKPIRETRDIDIPLVARHFYHHAGWAQLMQSQLPGYAPLGVVGQIIPWNFPLLMLAWKIAPALAMGNTVVLKPAEWTSLSALAFAEICAEAGLPPGVVNIVTGDGKVGELIVNHPGVDKIAFTGSTEVGKLIRAATAGSGKQIALELGGKSPFVVFDNADLDSAVEGVVDAIWFNQGQVCCAGSRLLVHEGVAPQLLARLRARMEKLRVGDPLDKAIDIGAIVAPAQLHKIEQLVAQGQAEGATMWQPSWACPAEGYFYPPTLFTDVAPAATIAQIEIFGPVLVASTFRTPAEAVALANNTRFGLAASVWSEDINLALDIARQIKAGVVWINCTNQFDAAAGFGGYRESGFGREGGKEGLYEYVRPVTVERSKLQVAGSEVKAESDHADEQAQPATFNPPTFNLPAIDRTPKLYIGGKQARPDSGYSRPVYGAHGHMLGEVGDGNRKDIRNAVEAARAAGKWAEQSAHNRAQILYYIAENLSARAAEFARRLASGHGYSLPAASAEVEATIERLFGYAAWADKYDGAVHATPLRNVTLAMPEPIGVIGIACPDERPLLACAGALAAAISMGNTVVLIPSEIAPLPATDLYQVFDTSDLPGGVVNIVTGARDPLAKVLAEHNDVDAIWYFGGAAGSAAVERASVSNLKQTWVSHGHARDWLADDAAEFLRHATQVKNIWVPYGA
- a CDS encoding aminoglycoside 6-adenylyltransferase, whose translation is MPPLLYFDWQTDTIGTLVAQADDALYQAKARGRNQHCIGRSRRGTRTRQLHAIEAPNGCLIPHQFEDEAQIMTQSQLYPQLALLERMLDLLKAMPQVRAAFLRGSFHSNEPELSSDIDLVVVATDAEPEALVELGRAVLPSAGDVQWVSLLALMPARLRALLAGPIRVDLTVVTAATLPVYEGWRILFDHDNLLRERARYTPASDTLRPEHVAAVCDEFWWRLFSCVGQIKRGQLWLALHLLSSCRDSLVQIMRWRRDPSRPFEQYANLEQHLTPEDQQALAQTLASYDLRSIATALLCTADAFDPAAREVAARVQAHYPAALAQLSKEFFIREFWALIAPGPTMSA